The nucleotide sequence AAGGCCACAGTCAAACGTGGGAGACCGTTCGTGGGTGAGAATTAAGACACACTTATATGTCAGTCTTCAAAGGTAAAACTGTTCACTGCTTGGGTAATCTTACGATTTCTTTACAGTCGGCAAAGCCTTAGAACGGAGGTCGCAGATTTCGACACCGCATGTTGGTAAGGTCTTTGatgccccacctgccctccccaaAGCGGCCAGAAAGGCTTTGGGGACTGTCAACAGGGCTACCGAAAAGTCCGGAAAGACCAGTGGATCCCTCAAGCAGAAGCAGCCGCCCTTCTCTGCAAAGAAGGTGAGTGTTGGCTCTAGAGACACAGCTTCAACACTTCAGCACTTTTGGCTCTTTCGAGACCATTTTTGGCATCATCCTACCTTGTTCAAGAGGAGAATTATAGGCTAGCAACATAGATTCTCAAAAGGTCAACAAAAACAAGCCCcgcacttgctgccattgagtcacttctgacacatagtgacccaaaaggacaagtgctagctaactacccctgtgggtttctgtggctgtgactctttacaggagtagaaagcctcagctctctgcccctgagaagctgctggttttgaactgctaattgcAGTAAAGTAACCCATTATGCTACCAACTTCCTGGAAATGTAGCTTAGTCGAGGAGAGTAATACAGTTCTTGTGGCCTTTGAGATTAATAATCGCAGAGACAGCAACTATTTATGCTGAATCAACCACTAACTAGCCTCTTGAAACCGATTGGTCAGTAGCGTCCACCTACTGTGAGTAAAATACTTTCACCTCTTATTAGAGGTCACATTGCTAATATGAATATTGCCCAGTTGTTTCCATGTGCCCACCCATTTCCACAAGCACCAGCTTGTTAGGTGCCAGTCTGCTCATGTGCTGGCCCGTGTTTGCGTACATGCATTAGCTGCTTGCCGCTGAGAGGACTTTGCTGTGAAAGGTGGCTTTAACTGACATGGGAATTAATACTTTAATAATTATTgaaggtggtttttgttttttaagttttattgggggctcatacagctctcatcacaatccatacatccattcattgtgtcaagcacatttgaatgtTTTTTACAAAAGACACTTTACGGCATACATAAAGTGTGACTTAGGACAAAGTTGTCTTTTTATAAAAACGAGTTGACGTGGGTATATTAAACAAGACAGGGACATGGCACCAATACCGAGCATGTGATTCAGAGAGGACTGTCGGGATCTCCTCCAGTGTGCATGTGTGAGGTAAGCTAAAGCAAGACTATCTAGGCTACTGTTTGGGTCTACTGCCTGCCAATTCCAGGCCAGGGGATTTCCCGTCGTGGATTCCTAAAGTCTAGTTGTCTCCATTTCTCTGACTCATAACTCAGTGCAAGGAGCCTTGGAGGTGCTGCCCGGTAGGGTCAAATCCAACAGCCTCTTCGTGGGGTACAGTTGAGACTGTTCCTACACACGTTGGCAGCTTTGGGACCCCGACATAGGAATTGACTAGATGATAGTGCCATATTTTGTAGAAAATCAAGGGCCACAGATTGTTTTTATAATTAACCTAAGTATATAAGATAACACTGGTGGATAACCTCACTCCCCAAAGCCAAAATGACGACTAGGATTAACTGCTATTGTGGTGACTCATGCCTATTCTCTAGTAGGTTGAAGTTTGAGTCGATTAGCTCTGAATTCATTCTGCTTTGTGTTCTTAATAGGCTACACTGACAGGTGCTAATGCTTAAATTTCAACTCATTCCCTTTTGAGCCATTTAAGCAGGAAACACCTGTGTCATGTTTGTAATCGTGAGAGCTAAGGATTATGGCTTCTTCGAAGCCAGCAGGAACTGGACAGATTTGGAACGGGTGTGGGGCAGTTCACAAGCCTTTGAAAGGCTCCACAGCTTATGGGTGCTGTATTTTACTAATTTCATATTCTTGGGTTGTTTCAGATAACCGAGAAGACTGGCAAAGCAAAAAACTCTGTTCCTGCCTTGGATGAAGCCTATCCAGAAATAGAACAATTCTTTCCCTTCAATCCTCTAGGTAGTATGGTTTGGTGCTGCAGACATGATTTTGGCCTTCAGTTTCTTTGAGAATTCAAGTTAGCTGTAATTTGAAACATACGTTATATGACACGGGAGTAAAATCAAAGCCTGCATCTGGCTTGCTGACAGCAAATATATTTGCTGATGAAATTATTGGCAAGGTATCTTAAGCATGGAGGGGGGAAGGGGTAAAGATGGAGAATCTTGTTCTTGTCCTGAAAAACATGTAACAGAGATGATCAAGTATAAATGGTGAGTTTTCCCTGCAATACTTTTAGAAACTAGGCCTTGTGTCAAGCTGAATGGTGTCTGAGATTACTTTGGGTGGGGTTAAGTTAGGAAACATCCATGAAGCCAGTGAGAACATGTTCTTTAAACCTGCTACTGGTACCTGGAGTATTTCCTGAGAAAGACTAGGCTCTGATTTTCTCAGAGATTTGAGCAGTGTGTTAGCCTTCGGATGCACTCGTTAGCAAGTCAGACTCTCACCTGTGGGAGTTTGATATTtggagggaaaatcaacactgatCTTGAGTGTAAGGGAGAAAAATTAGCCTGTGTGTGATTACCGCACCTATCCTTGGCAGATCAGGAAGTGTCATGCAGTTGAGTCTTGAAGGATTAATGGCTTTGTGGAAAAGGAGAGAGTGTAGGCAAGATCATCGTAAAAAGTATGCAAGGTTCTGAGGTGGAAAAAGGACTCAAGTGATTGTGGGAAACTGAAGGCAGAAGAATGAAGGAGAATGCAGATTGTGGGACAGCTTTTGGGTCAGGGCAGATCAGACAGGGCCTTCTAGAGAGCAGAGAGGGTCGTCCTCTTTTAGCCAAAGGCACTTAGCCATTCTTCTAAGGTGGTGGACCTTCTGGCTTTCCCTAGCTATTCTGCAGTTGTTGCAAGCTTGTGAGTATATTTCAGGTAAACCTTAAAAAGGATTACTAAATAAGAGGGTGATAAAATGTGTATCCATGCTAGTGATTTCCATTTAGTTATTATAGAGATAAGGTAGGTCTATGTGTATTGTGCAAATAAAGGACCACAATATCTGTGTTAAAGAGATATTGTTATGCTCCAAAATAGTGTCAATTGTTAAGCCCACTCACAGTGGCTATGGTTGCCTGTTTTACCCATGATCAGCAAGTACACATGTGTAAAGCTCTCATCTTAGTCAGAAGTGCACCGATAGCTTGTGTgaaatttgtttttgtgtgtgtctgtgttacagCGTATTTGATTAGTGACTTGTTTAGAACTTCCCTTCATTCTGTGACTTTCTTACTGAGTATTTAGATCTCTCTGTGACTAGAGAGAATCTCTGTCATTTGCTCAGATAATGTGCTCTCAGTGTGCACATGTATAGCATGCAGAGCACACACAGGAAATGAATGCATACAAACCTGGGAGGGTGtgcattatttgtgtaaaaatacagtCGCCTTATTCATGCTGCAAACTTTTCCTTGGCTTCTGTTGTCTGTTAATGGTTTCCTTTCCACTTTAGTGATGGTAAGTTAAATGGTCATGTATCACTGAATTATTTTCTGACTTCTGGGTTTTATCAAGCTTGGAAGAGAGTGGAATACAGGCAGTTGGTGAAGGGAAGGAGATTGAGATCTGTCCCTACCGTCACATTTTGTAGGGTGTCGGAACAAGTGCATCTGTTTCTGAGGTGGTGGTACTTTGGTGCCAGGGAGAGCcctcatggtgcagtggttagcagTTTGGCTGTGATCagcatggtctgcagtttgaaaccagtctcTGCGGGAGACAGACCGGGCTTTCTGTGACTAAACAGTGTATCtgacacaggggtagttctaccctgtcctgtagagttgctatgagtcgatgGCAGTTTGCCTTTTGGTGTCATCTGGAAGGAAGCCATGGTAGCAcaatggattaagcattgggttgaTAACTGAACAGTTGGCCAATGGTTTGAACTCATCAGCtagtcagggagaaagatgaggctgcttgcttccacgaagattcacagccttggaatgaGGGCAGGTATTTTTCCTCGAGACCACATAAAAACTGGACAAGTCTTAAAGTGCGCACAGTTGTAGTGTGGAATGAGAAGCCATAGCAACTGATGTTTTGAGGCTGACAGAAAATCCATTagtctttttcttttcaaatggGTCTTTATCCCTCTATTGATCAAACACTGATAATTTTGAAATGTTGGTTGGCCAAGATATGTCAGTCATCTAAATGTTGCCTTGTCCCATTAGACTGAAGCACGTTGTTTTCACCACTGATTTTATCAGATGTTTGTAAGTATTAGGAGGTGGACAACTCATGGTAGTAGATAAGATTCTCAAATTCTGATTTTTCTGTTGctgatattttcatttgtttgtgcttttggacacTCAGTTTTCTTGTAAGTGAAAGATTACATCCCTTCTTTTGGAAAAATGGTGTTGAGCAAAAAGGCCGCCAGTGTAGTTTGCAATTCAGATAATTGTACAAATGACTTCTCTTTGAGATGAGATTCATGCTCCAATATGTAGTAGAAATGACTATGCATATCACAATAGTAAAAAGACATGTTCTCAAGAGTCAAAAGCTGATCAACTTTATTTAAAACTGTGTACAGTGACTTTAATAATGTTTTTTTACTGAATATGTTGATGGTGAAGAATACAGGGACTATTAATATTTGTTGTGCTTTTGATTTGTGCATCATGACTTTAACCGTCATCATTGTTTATGCTCCATGATTGCAAATGTCAACACCAGGTCAGAGGTACTCGTATTAttatgaaaatagtttttaatctcATGGACCCACTGCAAGCATCCCAGCCCACCCTCAGGAGACTTCACAGACCCATCGGCGCTGTTTTGCTCACTAACCAAGTGCTTTCTCTTGGGACAGACTTTGAGAGCTTTGACCTGCCTGAGGAGCACCAGATTGCGAGCCTCCCCTTGAACGGAGTGCCTCTCATGATGCTGGACGAGGAGCGGGACCTGGGGAAGCTCCTCGACCTGGGCCCCCCCTCACCGATGAAGATGCCCTCTCTGATGTGGGAGTCCAGTAAGTGAACAAGAGCCCCTTCCTTCTAGAGCAGCTGTAAACAGTTTGTTTcctaccacttccttaccctgggGACAGAAAGATGCTCAAGCTTGGCATATAAGTAATTTTTGTCCTTTGGACTATAGGGATGAGCTTTCAGAGTAATGAAAACTAGTTTTCACTGGGCTACTTTGTAGTCTCAAATACTAAGGGTAAGATGGAGTCATTCTGAAATATTTTTCTATCTTAGATACAGCAAAATGGGGTAAATTTAATATGGAACTTCTTAGGGTATACAGTGAAgtattttaaatgtattataaATGTGCTCCAGATGAGAAACACAAATTCTAGCCAAGCGGCGTAACATTAGGAACAAGATGCTTGTGTAATAGCATAGAATAACAGTACTTTCGTATTGCTCAGGGTTTGAGGTCTTGGTTTAAACGAGGTTGTTGGGCGGTAGGGTGCGGTCATTGGGTACAGGTGTTTACTATCTTCCTTTGCCTGGTTCTGATGGAGTAACTTGTACTATTTTGTAAGTCAAGTGGTTGAGACGGCTCACATTAGTGGTATCAAATCTGGTACATTCTAGTACTTCTAAGACTTAATTCTTGGAAGTTGATTCTGGTGTTACAACCACATTCTAAAGTCTGTGTGGGTGGGAGACCAGGGACCCATTAGAGAAAAACATCCATCTACGGCTGAAAGAacgagttcagcagtttgaaaccaccagctgcttcatgggagaaagatgaggctttttacttgtAAAGAGCGAGTCTCAGAAGCAGTGGGGCCGTTTTACCTTGTTCTGTAGGGTTATTggtagttggaatcaactcgatgacagtgaggtttttctgAGGTGATTGTGGCAGGTTCAGTGCTGATCTGGAGAATGGTCGTAACAAGGATTTCTAGAGCTGTAAGAAGACTTTCCTGTTTTACAGATCTCTTGCAGTCTCCTCTAAGCGGTCTGCCAGTCCTCGATGTTGAATTGCCACCTCCGTGCTATGACTTCGACTTGCTATGACTCCTTGCTTTAAACTTCTTAGTACTTTATAGCTTGTGTGTATTTTTTTGTATTAATAAAGTCCTTTAATAAGGAGACTTCTTATTGTGGTGGGTCTATTTTTAAGAATTTGTTTAAAACTGAAAATTAGCTGAAGTGTTTAAGCAGACAGTACTGTGATACCAAGGGATTTCTCTGGTTCATGGTAACTTACGGCCCTTACTGTGACTTCTTTTAAGAAACTGCCACTGGTTTCCCCTGAAACATGTACCCCTCAATGTGTACTTTATTGCCTTTTTGTAGCCATTAACTAGTGACAGTTATTAGAACTCTTAATTAGAAGAACCACTTCCAGCTCATTAAGAAGCTATTGCAAGGCATTCTTTATTGCTGGTTCTATTGAGCTCCTAATGACTGTAATACTCAGTATTCAGTAATCAGGTTGTAAAAGGCTCTTAAATCTTCTGAGAACTCAACCTCCCTGGGATCTTTAATTAGGTTCTTGAAGATCACAAATTATAACTTACTGATAGTAAGATTTAGCTTCTACCGACAGGAAACTGTGTTTACTCGTTCACCTTGTGCCAGAGATTAAAGAACCCTGGGAAGCTGTGCGTAGTTAACGGCCTGGCTGCTATATGTAAGGCTGGagctttgaacctaccagccactccataggagaaagaggtggcagtttgTTTGGAACATTACAGCTTTGTGTCATTGTTGAACATTTTAACCAAAGATGCCACTTAAGAATTCTCACCAAAAGGGGGACAAGCAGAATCGAACCTTATTTTCCTAGAAGCAAACTTTCTGGAGCCAGGGAAGGTGGATGACTCCTGAAACTATTTCTGACATAACCTTTAAGCTGTAAACACAATACCCCTTAAAGTCTTCTTAACACTGAATTAttgagacgagccaatcagggtacaaggtagcaacgatgaaacatacaactttcctctagttcctaaatgtatccccctgcccccatcatgatcccaattttactttacaaatctggctagaccagagggatgtacactggtacagataggaagtgggaacacagggaagccagggcagatgatcccttcaggaccagtggcgacagtggctataccgggagggtggggtagagagggggaattgattataaggctctacatataaccacctccttgggggacggacaacagaaaagtgggtgaagggaaaagtcgtacagtgtaagataaattatcaagggttcgtgatggaggggggagcggggagggagggggaaatatgagctgatgccagggccttaggtggagagcaaatgttttgagaatgatgagggtaatgaatgtacaaatgtgctttaaacaattaatgtatggattatgatgagttgtattagtccccaatgaaatgattaaaaaactgaATAATTGATTAAATAGGAAAAACA is from Tenrec ecaudatus isolate mTenEca1 chromosome 2, mTenEca1.hap1, whole genome shotgun sequence and encodes:
- the PTTG1 gene encoding securin; the encoded protein is MATLIFVDKENGEPGPRAAPKDGLKLASGPFGKALERRSQISTPHVGKVFDAPPALPKAARKALGTVNRATEKSGKTSGSLKQKQPPFSAKKITEKTGKAKNSVPALDEAYPEIEQFFPFNPLDFESFDLPEEHQIASLPLNGVPLMMLDEERDLGKLLDLGPPSPMKMPSLMWESNLLQSPLSGLPVLDVELPPPCYDFDLL